The following are encoded together in the Kribbella sp. CA-293567 genome:
- a CDS encoding ROK family protein translates to MATTPAATPPLLRRVNAGKLLGVLSTAGVMTGTGLIEATGLTRATVHAVCNDLIAMGWVLELDPGHDAPGTPVGRPSRRFEFNSQAGYVLGIDVGAAKTTVLLSDLRGRTIAKTGRSFLSVKTPAEQTQVVNEAVLEVLGEAAVTDSEVLAAGVGVAAPVDREGNILVDDEFWRRFDAGLTTRLTELHGWPVLLENDANLAALGEHWRGEARDVDDLVVLLAGERFGSGLMDSGRLLHGSRGGAGEMVYLKLVEGVGDTAGIARTAREQGAKAVADPSVKTSLRELAGDEPVTAEQVFAAADEGDEVALGILQHIAGRTARVIATLGILFNPELVVIGGAVATAAKALLPEIGAQLGGFTSTPPRIAVSSLGDTIVSVGAVRHALNYVEQHALDLQLSSRG, encoded by the coding sequence ATGGCGACAACCCCGGCGGCCACACCGCCGCTGCTGCGGAGAGTCAACGCAGGCAAGTTACTCGGCGTACTCTCCACGGCCGGCGTGATGACCGGTACCGGCCTTATCGAGGCGACCGGCTTGACTCGCGCGACCGTGCACGCGGTCTGCAACGACCTGATCGCGATGGGCTGGGTGCTGGAGCTCGATCCGGGTCACGACGCCCCCGGTACGCCGGTGGGGCGGCCTTCACGGCGGTTCGAGTTCAACAGCCAGGCCGGTTACGTGCTCGGGATCGACGTCGGCGCGGCGAAGACGACCGTCCTGCTGTCGGATCTGCGGGGCCGGACGATCGCCAAGACCGGCCGGTCGTTCCTGTCGGTGAAGACTCCCGCGGAGCAGACGCAGGTTGTCAACGAAGCTGTGCTGGAGGTTCTCGGCGAGGCTGCAGTGACCGATTCCGAAGTACTGGCGGCGGGTGTCGGGGTCGCGGCACCGGTCGATCGGGAAGGGAACATCCTGGTCGACGACGAGTTCTGGCGGCGCTTCGACGCCGGGCTGACGACCCGGTTGACCGAATTGCACGGATGGCCGGTCCTGTTGGAGAACGACGCGAATCTTGCGGCGCTGGGTGAGCACTGGCGGGGTGAGGCTCGTGACGTCGACGATCTGGTGGTGCTGCTGGCCGGTGAGCGGTTCGGGTCGGGGTTGATGGATTCCGGGCGGTTGCTGCACGGGAGTCGTGGTGGGGCCGGCGAGATGGTCTATCTCAAGCTGGTCGAAGGGGTCGGGGACACCGCGGGGATCGCGCGGACGGCTCGGGAGCAGGGCGCGAAGGCGGTGGCCGATCCGTCGGTGAAGACGAGTCTGCGCGAGCTGGCGGGCGACGAGCCGGTGACGGCCGAGCAGGTCTTCGCTGCCGCGGACGAAGGCGACGAGGTTGCCTTGGGCATCCTTCAGCACATCGCCGGCCGGACGGCGCGGGTGATCGCCACGCTCGGGATCCTGTTCAACCCGGAACTGGTGGTGATCGGTGGTGCGGTCGCGACGGCGGCGAAGGCGTTGCTACCGGAGATCGGGGCACAGTTGGGCGGATTCACCAGTACGCCGCCGCGGATCGCGGTGTCGTCGTTGGGTGACACGATCGTTTCGGTGGGGGCGGTGCGGCATGCGCTCAACTATGTGGAGCAGCATGCGCTCGACCTCCAGCTGAGTTCTCGGGGGTAG
- a CDS encoding GNAT family N-acetyltransferase, which translates to MNALDLSKITLRPLQPGDWTRIHEWASLAESCRYQPWGPNTEAETRAFVTTAIASASADPRTRYAWVATHPLTGVLGTGELNIRHATWKRGEISYAVHPDFWGQGVASEIARILLEFGFGHLQLERIEATCDPRNSASAAVLKRIGMTHEGILRRTVLIRTGWRDSKLHSLIRPEWTPTTTPPRWTLT; encoded by the coding sequence GTGAACGCTCTCGACTTGTCGAAGATCACGCTCCGGCCGCTCCAGCCAGGCGACTGGACCCGTATCCACGAGTGGGCCTCGCTGGCGGAGTCCTGCCGGTACCAGCCCTGGGGACCGAACACCGAGGCGGAGACGCGGGCCTTCGTGACCACCGCGATCGCCTCCGCCTCGGCCGACCCCCGGACGCGGTACGCCTGGGTCGCCACCCATCCGCTGACCGGCGTCCTGGGCACCGGCGAACTGAACATCCGCCACGCCACCTGGAAACGCGGCGAGATCAGCTACGCGGTCCACCCCGACTTCTGGGGCCAGGGCGTGGCCAGCGAGATCGCCCGCATCCTGCTCGAATTCGGCTTCGGCCACCTGCAACTGGAACGCATCGAGGCCACCTGCGACCCCCGCAACTCCGCCTCCGCCGCCGTCCTCAAACGCATCGGCATGACGCACGAGGGCATCCTCCGCCGCACCGTCCTGATCCGCACCGGCTGGCGGGACTCCAAACTCCACAGCCTCATCCGCCCGGAATGGACCCCCACCACCACCCCACCCCGCTGGACCCTCACCTGA
- the nagZ gene encoding beta-N-acetylhexosaminidase: protein MSDQLDRDAAGALIVGFNGTTAPEELLRAVSAGLGAVILFTRNVESAEQVAALTASLRAERADLVIAIDHEGGEFSHLSPANPWPLSSPRSLGELDDVDLTRAAARDAAATLAALGIDLMLAPSVDVNSNPANPIISTRSFGTTAEVVARHGVAFVQGVQEAGIAACPKHFPGHGDVTVDSHLALPRVDRSIEQVNAVELAPFKATIAAGADVIMSAHIIFSAYDDQPATLSRRILHGLLREELGFTGVITTDALEMQAITKSQSIEDATVASIRAGADLAMIAIGEADPRALTDRLVQAVGEGTLDAARLAEAAGRVRALAATLAARPHQPGLDGAPTREVAARTVTQQDFPGLGSAPYVVDLTQGLHPAWNPYFSGLPEVFAKIAPGSAGVVLRGEDSAALAEAQNAAIGRPLVVAVQDAVRTPWMREALQMLLESHEGDVFVLCTGIPEDRALVPAAVPAAVTYGRNLVVLEAAAQLLTRVP from the coding sequence ATGAGTGACCAACTGGACCGTGACGCCGCCGGCGCGCTGATCGTCGGCTTCAACGGAACCACCGCCCCCGAAGAACTGCTCCGCGCCGTCTCCGCCGGACTCGGTGCCGTCATCCTGTTCACCCGCAACGTGGAGAGCGCGGAGCAGGTCGCGGCACTGACCGCGTCACTGCGGGCCGAGCGCGCCGATCTGGTGATCGCGATCGACCACGAGGGCGGCGAGTTCAGCCACCTGTCGCCGGCCAACCCGTGGCCGCTCTCGTCCCCGCGCTCACTCGGTGAGCTCGACGACGTCGACCTCACCCGCGCGGCGGCCCGCGACGCCGCAGCCACTCTGGCCGCGCTCGGCATCGACCTGATGCTCGCCCCGTCGGTCGACGTGAACAGCAACCCGGCCAACCCGATCATCTCGACCCGCTCCTTCGGTACGACGGCCGAGGTGGTCGCCCGGCACGGCGTCGCGTTCGTGCAGGGGGTCCAGGAGGCCGGGATCGCGGCCTGCCCGAAGCACTTCCCCGGACACGGCGATGTCACCGTCGACTCGCACCTCGCGCTGCCCCGGGTGGACCGCTCGATCGAGCAGGTGAACGCGGTCGAGCTGGCGCCGTTCAAGGCGACCATCGCGGCCGGCGCCGACGTGATCATGAGCGCGCACATCATCTTCTCGGCCTACGACGACCAGCCGGCCACCCTGTCGCGGCGGATCCTGCACGGGTTGCTGCGCGAGGAGCTCGGCTTCACCGGCGTGATCACCACCGACGCGCTCGAGATGCAGGCGATCACCAAGAGCCAGTCGATCGAGGACGCCACCGTCGCCTCGATCCGGGCCGGCGCCGACCTGGCGATGATCGCGATCGGCGAGGCGGATCCCCGGGCGCTGACCGACCGGCTGGTGCAGGCAGTCGGCGAGGGCACGCTCGACGCGGCCCGGCTCGCGGAGGCGGCCGGCCGGGTTCGCGCTCTCGCCGCCACCCTCGCGGCGCGTCCCCACCAGCCTGGTCTGGATGGAGCGCCGACCCGCGAGGTCGCGGCTCGGACGGTCACTCAGCAGGACTTCCCGGGCCTCGGCAGCGCGCCGTACGTGGTGGACCTGACCCAGGGCCTCCACCCTGCCTGGAATCCCTACTTCAGTGGGCTTCCGGAGGTGTTCGCGAAGATCGCGCCGGGCTCGGCGGGCGTCGTCCTGCGCGGGGAGGACTCGGCCGCTCTCGCGGAGGCCCAGAACGCGGCGATCGGCCGGCCGCTGGTGGTCGCCGTACAGGACGCGGTCCGTACTCCGTGGATGCGGGAAGCGCTGCAGATGCTGCTGGAGAGCCACGAGGGTGATGTCTTCGTGCTGTGCACGGGCATCCCGGAGGACAGGGCGCTGGTGCCGGCGGCGGTGCCGGCAGCCGTCACCTACGGTCGCAATCTGGTCGTGCTCGAGGCAGCGGCTCAGCTGCTGACCCGGGTTCCGTAG
- a CDS encoding NEW3 domain-containing protein, with protein MTVQITRVSSPELFLGSDDDPRQLVRVELGRAIADGVLSVRVAGEGLTGTAELPAGDGSALVEVPLDVSAALRAQYGLAVDATVQVLAGDQEVVAADSGTVVIAEPGWTMVMVSHFHYDPVWWNTQAAYTTSWDLQGPDGTTRPVYTHNAFSLVDAHLKLALRDPLYCFVLAELDYLKPYFDTFPENRAVLRRLIAEGRVEIIGGTYNEPNTNLTGAETTIRNIVYGVGYQRDILGGDPQNAWQLDVFGHDPQFPGYLAKAGLTGSAWARGPFHQWGPLRGAWSEPRVGTAAVMQFKSEFEWISPSGDGVLTHYMPDHYGSGWELQNAPSVEAAGEQAYELFARLKTVAATKNTLLPVGDDYTPPSAWITAVHRDWAERYAWPKFVCGTTKDFMDRVRDELAAEGRKASPQSRDMNPIYTGKDVSYIDTKQAQRAAEVAAVDAEKLGTYAELLGLGRFAEASLDKAWRQLAYGAHHDAITGSESDQVYIDLVTGWREAHDLSDAARTASLQAFAARIDTSVFGATAVVVTNTLSFTRTDLATVELPDGGPFTLVGADGTPVPSVVEGNKLSFLAIAVPSLGWSTYGLVTGTPASGWGPADSADSVENEFFAVTVDETRGGAVSSITDKRSGREVLKGLGNELRVYEEYPDHPRFGEGPWHLTPSGPVVGSSEAPAKVFTQSSPLGSRVVSRGEVDGIAYESVITAYAGLDRIEFTTRILDHAQSDRLVRVKFPADIPGALPLSEVAGAVVGRGFGLIDVDTERAPWTLDNPANTWFGLGTTARISLVDTAGTPVGTRPVAVAEIVVPDDTEPASVRDLVVALARVGVTATTSLAGGTRYGWLKVDSNLPDLRILVGSAASLLEDAEGTGLNSAYFVPALTALAEVWQPNADVRDVRSISALVLPSDEAVAAAVAELGEARITAVVHGDGVIEEFRDETVALLTYGLPGFAVDATGALHASLLRSCSGWPAGIWIDPPRRSAPDGSSFQLQHWTHEFRYALTAGDGDWRALQLPSRGQEFSSPLLIATTTAHDGTLPARHSLFQVTPERDVLLSTLKPAGNPIAHGSGVAADSHDGVTLRLIEATGLGRTATVTSAVPITDACHADLLEKRGAPIEVADGKLTVELEGSAVDTFVLDLDATRGSTQVLGQAGELTQPSYSRYWLHNRGPAQMGFLPISLSASPTVVRTGGKPVEISTVIASQYADAVAEGVLTLDLPDGWTADYSEFPVTLEPSGYVRHLINVTPAENCEPGQYFVAARVLTHTGELAGGGGVQAVEDVVTVFVGESPELTAALGFGLGPADRPRDEEGTADGVPGRATGLTVTSSTLDLQLAPGTRETLELTFTNDTSSEIRAELQLASPYGTWSWLPEPVRAVVVPAKSSVVVPVPVHTPADAAPAHAWVLPKVMWFGRAQYGATVRLEIR; from the coding sequence GTGACTGTGCAGATCACCCGTGTCTCCTCTCCGGAGCTGTTCCTCGGCAGCGACGACGACCCGCGCCAACTGGTGCGGGTCGAGCTCGGTCGCGCGATCGCGGACGGCGTCCTGTCGGTGCGGGTCGCCGGCGAGGGGCTCACCGGTACTGCGGAGTTGCCGGCCGGCGACGGCTCGGCCCTCGTGGAGGTGCCGCTGGACGTGTCAGCCGCCCTGCGAGCGCAGTACGGGCTGGCGGTGGATGCGACGGTGCAGGTGCTTGCCGGAGACCAGGAGGTCGTTGCCGCCGACAGCGGTACGGTAGTGATCGCCGAACCGGGCTGGACGATGGTCATGGTCTCCCACTTCCACTACGACCCGGTCTGGTGGAACACCCAAGCGGCGTACACCACCAGTTGGGACCTGCAAGGGCCGGACGGGACCACCCGGCCCGTCTACACGCACAACGCGTTCAGCTTGGTCGACGCGCACCTGAAGCTCGCGCTCCGCGATCCGCTCTACTGCTTCGTGCTGGCGGAGCTGGACTACCTCAAGCCGTACTTCGACACGTTCCCCGAGAACAGGGCCGTACTGCGCCGGCTGATCGCCGAGGGGCGCGTCGAGATCATCGGCGGCACCTACAACGAGCCGAACACCAACCTGACCGGCGCCGAGACGACCATTCGCAACATCGTGTACGGCGTGGGCTACCAGCGCGACATCCTCGGTGGTGACCCGCAGAACGCCTGGCAGCTGGACGTGTTCGGGCACGACCCGCAGTTCCCGGGGTACCTGGCGAAGGCCGGGCTGACCGGGTCGGCCTGGGCGCGGGGGCCGTTCCACCAGTGGGGTCCGCTGCGTGGGGCGTGGAGCGAGCCGCGGGTCGGCACTGCCGCGGTGATGCAGTTCAAGAGCGAGTTCGAGTGGATCAGCCCGAGTGGGGACGGCGTACTGACGCACTACATGCCGGACCACTACGGGTCCGGCTGGGAGCTGCAGAACGCGCCGAGCGTGGAGGCCGCCGGGGAGCAGGCGTACGAGCTGTTCGCGAGACTCAAGACCGTTGCCGCGACCAAGAACACGCTGCTGCCCGTGGGTGACGACTACACGCCGCCGAGCGCGTGGATCACCGCGGTGCATCGCGACTGGGCGGAACGGTACGCGTGGCCGAAGTTCGTCTGCGGCACCACCAAGGACTTCATGGACCGGGTGCGGGACGAACTGGCCGCCGAGGGTCGCAAGGCGTCGCCGCAGTCGCGGGACATGAACCCGATCTACACCGGCAAGGACGTCTCCTACATCGACACCAAGCAGGCGCAGCGCGCTGCCGAGGTGGCGGCGGTGGATGCGGAGAAGCTCGGAACGTATGCCGAACTGCTCGGGCTCGGGCGGTTCGCGGAAGCCTCGCTGGACAAGGCGTGGCGCCAGCTGGCGTACGGCGCGCACCACGACGCCATCACCGGGTCGGAGTCGGATCAGGTCTACATCGATCTGGTCACCGGCTGGCGGGAGGCGCACGATCTTTCGGATGCCGCGCGGACGGCCTCATTGCAGGCGTTCGCCGCGCGGATCGACACCAGTGTTTTCGGAGCGACCGCTGTCGTCGTCACGAACACGTTGTCGTTCACGCGCACCGATCTGGCGACGGTCGAGCTGCCTGACGGCGGTCCGTTCACACTGGTGGGCGCGGACGGTACGCCGGTGCCTTCAGTTGTCGAGGGCAACAAGCTGAGCTTCCTGGCAATCGCGGTGCCGTCACTGGGCTGGTCGACGTACGGGCTGGTGACCGGTACGCCGGCGTCAGGGTGGGGGCCGGCTGATTCGGCCGACTCGGTGGAGAACGAGTTCTTCGCCGTCACGGTGGACGAGACCCGCGGTGGCGCGGTCAGCTCGATCACCGACAAGCGGAGCGGGCGCGAAGTACTGAAGGGACTCGGCAACGAACTCCGGGTCTACGAGGAGTATCCCGACCACCCGCGGTTCGGGGAGGGTCCGTGGCATCTGACACCGTCGGGCCCGGTCGTCGGCTCATCGGAGGCTCCGGCGAAGGTCTTCACGCAGTCGAGTCCGCTCGGCAGCCGAGTGGTGAGCCGTGGCGAGGTCGACGGGATCGCCTACGAATCCGTGATCACCGCGTACGCCGGGCTGGACCGGATCGAGTTCACCACCCGGATTCTCGACCACGCGCAGTCGGATCGCCTGGTTCGGGTGAAGTTTCCCGCCGACATCCCGGGCGCGCTGCCGCTGAGCGAGGTCGCGGGTGCTGTCGTCGGCCGCGGCTTCGGCCTCATCGACGTCGACACCGAGCGGGCGCCCTGGACGCTCGACAACCCCGCCAACACCTGGTTCGGCCTCGGCACCACCGCGCGGATCTCGCTGGTCGACACCGCCGGTACGCCGGTCGGCACCCGCCCGGTCGCGGTCGCCGAGATCGTCGTCCCCGACGACACTGAACCCGCTTCGGTCCGAGACCTGGTCGTCGCCCTGGCCCGGGTCGGCGTCACCGCCACCACCTCGCTGGCCGGCGGCACTCGCTACGGCTGGCTGAAGGTCGACTCCAACCTTCCTGACCTGCGAATCCTGGTCGGCTCTGCCGCGTCCCTGCTGGAGGATGCTGAGGGCACTGGTCTCAACTCCGCCTACTTCGTCCCTGCGCTGACGGCGCTGGCCGAGGTGTGGCAGCCCAACGCCGACGTACGGGATGTTCGCTCGATCTCCGCGTTGGTGTTGCCGAGCGACGAGGCCGTTGCGGCGGCTGTCGCGGAACTCGGGGAAGCTCGGATCACTGCTGTCGTGCACGGCGACGGGGTGATCGAAGAGTTCCGGGACGAGACTGTCGCGTTGCTGACCTACGGACTTCCCGGCTTTGCGGTGGATGCGACGGGCGCCTTGCATGCGTCACTGCTCCGGTCGTGCAGTGGCTGGCCGGCGGGGATCTGGATCGATCCGCCGCGACGGTCGGCGCCGGACGGGTCCTCGTTCCAGCTACAGCACTGGACGCATGAGTTCCGGTACGCGCTGACCGCGGGTGATGGTGACTGGCGAGCCCTGCAGCTGCCGTCGCGAGGTCAGGAATTCTCGTCACCGTTGCTGATAGCAACCACTACCGCACACGACGGAACGCTGCCGGCTAGACATTCGCTGTTCCAGGTCACTCCGGAGCGTGACGTTCTCCTCTCCACCCTCAAGCCCGCCGGTAACCCGATCGCGCACGGCTCCGGCGTCGCCGCTGACTCCCACGACGGTGTCACCCTGCGGTTGATCGAGGCAACAGGTCTCGGTCGGACCGCGACCGTCACTTCCGCGGTACCCATCACGGACGCGTGCCACGCCGATCTGCTGGAGAAACGCGGCGCTCCGATTGAAGTTGCCGACGGCAAGCTGACGGTGGAGCTCGAAGGTTCCGCGGTCGACACCTTCGTGCTCGACCTCGATGCGACCCGCGGCTCGACACAGGTGCTCGGGCAAGCCGGTGAGCTGACGCAACCGTCGTACTCGCGCTACTGGCTGCACAACCGCGGCCCGGCGCAGATGGGCTTCCTCCCGATCAGCCTGTCCGCCTCCCCCACTGTGGTGCGCACCGGCGGCAAGCCGGTCGAGATCTCCACCGTGATCGCCAGCCAGTACGCCGACGCGGTGGCCGAGGGTGTGCTGACGCTCGACCTGCCCGATGGTTGGACGGCCGACTACTCAGAGTTTCCGGTGACGCTGGAGCCGAGCGGCTACGTCCGTCACCTGATCAACGTGACTCCGGCTGAGAACTGTGAACCCGGCCAGTACTTCGTCGCCGCGCGAGTACTCACCCACACCGGCGAACTGGCCGGCGGTGGCGGTGTGCAGGCGGTCGAGGACGTGGTGACCGTGTTCGTCGGCGAAAGCCCAGAGCTGACCGCAGCTCTCGGCTTCGGTCTCGGTCCAGCGGATCGGCCACGGGACGAGGAAGGAACGGCGGATGGCGTGCCCGGTCGCGCCACTGGGCTGACGGTGACGTCGTCGACGCTGGATCTTCAGCTGGCTCCGGGCACGCGGGAGACGCTGGAGCTGACCTTCACCAACGACACGTCTTCGGAGATTCGCGCGGAGCTGCAGTTGGCGTCGCCGTACGGGACCTGGTCGTGGCTGCCCGAGCCGGTGCGGGCGGTCGTCGTACCGGCCAAGTCGTCGGTGGTCGTGCCGGTGCCGGTGCACACACCCGCGGATGCGGCGCCGGCTCACGCGTGGGTGCTGCCGAAGGTGATGTGGTTCGGCCGGGCGCAGTACGGCGCGACTGTTCGGCTGGAGATTCGGTGA
- a CDS encoding DUF7158 domain-containing protein has protein sequence MKGTVLDAHGHGHGHSGAPVAPAGVLAYLSGRPLRRQLLDDRLASLRAGDAAAVLPKPDTREARQLTRWVAQVVITEQLCLEELHRRGEAESQPGKAAAVRLEAEAAARPVGDAAAASEGEAAALPGGSVGERALDVSSAIAVGSINAAALAGSAAVRRVAELVSRGVEISAEQLAYAADVLGEEAPGDPGVPVARWHAELLDSARLEAFTRWLNAARHERVQLVHGLEHPGDSDQPDNLHRH, from the coding sequence GTGAAGGGGACGGTGCTCGACGCGCATGGGCACGGGCACGGGCACTCTGGTGCGCCGGTGGCGCCTGCCGGGGTGCTGGCCTATCTCAGCGGCCGGCCGCTCCGCCGTCAGCTCCTGGACGATCGCCTCGCCAGCCTCCGAGCTGGCGACGCTGCTGCTGTGCTGCCCAAGCCGGACACCCGCGAAGCGCGCCAGCTGACCCGCTGGGTCGCCCAGGTGGTGATCACCGAGCAGCTCTGCCTGGAAGAACTCCACCGCCGAGGCGAAGCGGAGAGTCAGCCGGGGAAAGCCGCTGCGGTGCGGCTCGAGGCGGAAGCGGCAGCTCGGCCGGTAGGCGACGCTGCGGCAGCGTCCGAAGGCGAGGCGGCGGCTCTACCTGGCGGCAGCGTTGGCGAGCGGGCGCTGGATGTGTCGTCGGCGATCGCCGTCGGGTCGATCAACGCGGCGGCGCTGGCGGGGTCCGCGGCTGTTCGGCGGGTGGCCGAACTGGTCAGCCGCGGGGTGGAGATCTCGGCCGAGCAGCTTGCCTACGCGGCCGACGTGCTCGGGGAAGAGGCGCCGGGCGATCCCGGCGTACCGGTGGCGCGGTGGCACGCGGAGCTGCTGGACAGCGCGCGGCTCGAGGCTTTCACCCGGTGGCTGAACGCCGCCCGGCACGAGCGGGTCCAGCTGGTCCACGGGCTCGAGCATCCGGGCGACAGCGACCAACCTGACAATCTGCACCGGCACTGA
- a CDS encoding ROK family protein, which translates to MSYEAAQVLGIDIGGTKMAAAIVSADGDIVVGDRIATPPGDADQVFAALGELIGRVTAGVVPAAVGIGSAGPLDQQHGLVSPVNITGWRNFPLVDRVRALVGDVPVTLGVDGHCFALGEYWTGAGRDVGSLLGIVVSTGVGAGIVVDGRPLLGQSGNAAHLGHVVVDLDGEPCACGSYGCVETYASGPRMVARAKRRGWRSTENVDAAVLSADAAAGDEIALAVFDDGAQALAAGIVATAVTVDLTTVVIGGGVAKAGPVLFDPVQRWVKRLAQLPFVTGLTVEPAQLDNAGLIGAARLGWDLLPTASALPAGPGSALR; encoded by the coding sequence ATGAGTTACGAGGCAGCGCAGGTACTCGGCATCGACATCGGCGGCACCAAGATGGCCGCCGCGATCGTCTCCGCCGACGGCGACATCGTCGTCGGGGACCGGATCGCCACCCCGCCCGGCGATGCCGACCAGGTGTTCGCCGCACTCGGCGAGCTGATCGGCCGGGTGACCGCTGGCGTCGTACCGGCCGCGGTCGGGATCGGTTCGGCCGGACCGCTCGACCAGCAGCACGGCCTGGTGTCGCCGGTGAACATCACCGGCTGGCGGAACTTCCCGCTGGTCGACCGGGTCCGCGCGCTGGTCGGCGACGTACCGGTCACGCTGGGGGTGGACGGGCACTGCTTCGCGCTCGGCGAGTACTGGACCGGCGCTGGGCGTGACGTCGGCAGCCTGCTCGGCATCGTCGTCTCCACCGGGGTCGGCGCCGGCATCGTGGTCGACGGCAGGCCGCTGCTCGGCCAGTCCGGCAACGCGGCGCACCTCGGGCACGTCGTCGTCGACCTCGATGGTGAGCCGTGTGCCTGCGGATCGTACGGTTGCGTCGAGACCTACGCCTCCGGCCCACGGATGGTTGCCCGCGCCAAGCGTCGCGGGTGGCGCAGTACCGAGAACGTGGACGCGGCGGTGCTGTCCGCGGACGCCGCCGCCGGCGACGAGATCGCTCTCGCGGTGTTCGACGACGGCGCGCAGGCCCTCGCGGCAGGCATCGTTGCCACCGCCGTCACCGTCGACCTGACCACAGTCGTGATCGGCGGCGGGGTGGCCAAGGCGGGACCGGTGCTGTTCGACCCGGTCCAGCGCTGGGTGAAGCGGCTCGCGCAGCTGCCGTTCGTCACCGGCCTGACCGTCGAACCTGCCCAGCTCGACAACGCCGGCCTGATCGGCGCCGCCCGGCTCGGCTGGGATCTGTTGCCCACGGCCAGCGCTCTGCCGGCCGGTCCGGGGAGCGCGCTGAGGTAG